The Diprion similis isolate iyDipSimi1 chromosome 11, iyDipSimi1.1, whole genome shotgun sequence genome includes a region encoding these proteins:
- the LOC124412201 gene encoding vascular endothelial growth factor receptor 1-like: MLHRQKNNMDRVMIVKVLLFAIFGIQQGVTAWKPTMNPDVEQLVIQEGEELRISCRGDGPIHFSTMNISRNIHDISVDGNSGEHTFHIHNALASDTGWYACAEEGVEIRNDEQTIDHPDAEISWIYVYVNSTNPFAVAHSLHSLWLQVGTTGVIPCRPTLPTIQVKLYKKFGDPEIPEEAEFDPKIGFILKNLSLALLDEMLECKIVGIENSDSEASYILTVTVPKILPKPIIDGAALRHVVWGKNQTLTCSIVMRKSDLFTLKWKAPSSVSEDRLIPDEKSVTGLNNVTHRAFLTIVNVQKSDEGEYICTLKDNANNVTTKTHLKIWDPNYVYLNVSLDDGSSASLQGREGGTARWKMTVDSYPENVTWTWFKGNSDDPIKDVTSLLQSKYSHIQDERGRTHVFRIARLSVRDTANYTIRASTRSNMTDTILHLNVEGQPIAHMTNTLSYFMPGQSVDFICKILSNPQANVTWIYREYPKFPSRTESKSITLSNTTSIEAKREPFTIFSRVTVKINETGDLVCKSCNRINCTEVTDLIYVSDVASPFEILEPKSVTEGDTISVLCGASVYNYSDKIEWDDVTNSEDGRISVEYKTTKFTHQAILIIRDVQMSDSGNYTCHAFDPENNNKEPQTYILSVKNARAPDIYETNLNNSQIVKEKKDSLHLSCSANGAPVPTVTWLKDGYPIKKSQQYEISSDNSTLYIQYFLDGDNGHYACRAENRIKAVERYVDIVIEGNRSDLIWISLICVLILIIIIVITYMGYRVHRERLTKKVLFEAGLTHFEEGALECLNPDLTIDDQAELLPYDKKWEFPRENLKLGKQLGSGAFGVVMKAEARGICEDGKDTTVAVKMVRRSAEPSYMKALSSELKIMIHLGKHLNVVNLLGACTKTILTKRELYVIVEYCRFGNLHNYLQRHRASFVDQIDPATQKIDPNIGMERLTRSESIGSQNRIKYAALSFSRSVSVKSSDSNSGSELVDYRQATEFGDVNMSPDGGVLSNNSVQPGWRSNYRGDYKDHNLKPIRTQDLLCWAWQVSRGMDYLSSRNVLHGDLAARNILLADDNVVKICDFGLAKNMYKDDNYKKKGDGPLPIKWMAIESIRDRIFSTQSDVWSFGIVLWEFFTLARTPYPGMEAEKQYDRLIEGYRMEKPEHATDEIYACIQQCWKAKPSLRPTFPELVEKLGTLLNESVKMIYFDLNTPYMDMNTANLANGQSDYLTMMSAPSHDYHNSPEPSWESRPDSAYLSMSPLNKSTDPGIFSPRPEVSETHFDFSPLGKTTPVNSDSEDCIESAPMLTPEEPYLNPINVQQRRAEFVKQQKEKSPSRTNLDYCNVATSPPNNQISDSMNTSDRNLNKSNMQNIYANRSPPPIITGHDNYVNMPQQKNERLKDMNDSFSNPSYVTMSNLELQDRQIV; the protein is encoded by the exons ATGCTCCACCGCCAAAAAAACAATATGGATCGCGTGATGATCGTCAAGGTGTTGCTCTTCGCGATCTTCGGGATTCAGCAAG GTGTCACGGCATGGAAACCAACAATGAATCCTGATGTCGAGCAGCTTGTTATCCAAGAAGGAGAGGAGTTGAGAATTTCATGTCGGGGTGACGGCCCTATTCACTTTTCAACCATGAATATATCGAGGAAT ATACACGATATCAGCGTCGACGGAAATTCTGGTGAACATACTTTCCACATCCATAATGCACTTGCGAGCGATACTGGTTGGTACGCCTGTGCCGAGGAAGGTGTCGAGATCAGAAATGACGAGCAAACGATCGATCATCCCGACGCAGAGATCTCTTGGATCTATGTTTACGTGAATT CTACAAATCCTTTCGCCGTCGCGCATAGTCTTCACTCGTTATGGTTACAAGTGGGGACAACAGGAGTCATTCCGTGTCGGCCGACGTTACCCACGATTCAAGTGAAACTTTACAAGAAGTTCGGT GATCCAGAGATACCAGAAGAAGCCGAATTTGACCCAAAAATTGGAttcatcttgaaaaatttgtcactTGCACTGTTAGACGAAATGTTAGAGTGTAAAATAGTTGGCATCGAAAACTCGGACAGTGAGGCGTCGTATATTTTAACCGTGACAG TGCCGAAAATTCTGCCAAAGCCGATAATCGACGGAGCTGCGTTGCGTCACGTTGTCTGGGGTAAAAATCAGACTTTGACGTGCTCGATAGTTATGAGAAAATCTGATTTATTTACTCTGAAATGGAAAGCTCCATCTTCCGTTTCG gaagACAGACTTATTCCGGACGAAAAATCGGTAACCGGGTTAAACAACGTGACTCACAGAGCCTTCCTCACAATAGTCAATGTTCAGAAAAGTGACGAAGGTGAATATATTTGTACCTTGAAGGATAATGCTAACAACGTAACGACCAAAACACACCTTAAAATTTGGG atcCAAATTATGTGTACCTCAACGTGAGCCTGGATGATGGTAGCAGTGCTTCGTTGCAAGGCCGCGAAGGAGGCACTGCTCGATGGAAGATGACTGTCGACAGTTACCCCGAGAACGTTACTTGGACGTG GTTCAAAGGTAATTCTGACGATCCAATTAAAGATGTCACATCGCTTTTGCAAAGCAAATACTCGCACATCCAAGATGAACGCGGAAGAACGCACGTCTTCAGAATAGCTCGCCTGAGCGTTCGCGACACGGCCAATTACACAATTCGTGCATCCACTCGAAGTAACATGACCGACACCATCCTTCATTTGAATGTCGAGG GACAGCCAATTGCTCACATGACAAATACCTTGTCGTACTTCATGCCAGGCCAGTCTGTCGATTTCATATGCAAAATTCTAAGCAATCCACAGGCTAATGTGACATGGATTTATCGAGAATACCCGAAGTTTCCCAGCAGAACCGAGTCAAAATCTATCACTTTATCG AACACGACGTCTATAGAAGCGAAACGCGAGCCGTTTACTATTTTTTCTCGTGTGACCGTAAAGATCAACGAAACCGGTGATCTGGTGTGTAAGAGCTGTAACAGGATTAATTGTACGGAAGTTACAGATCTAATTTATGTTTCCG ACGTGGCTTCACCTTTTGAGATATTGGAACCAAAATCGGTCACGGAGGGTGATACGATCAGTGTATTATGCGGAGCTTCGGTGTATAACTACAGCGATAAAATTGAATGGGACGATGTCACCAATTCCGAGGACG GAAGAATATCGGTTGAGTATAAAACTACGAAGTTCACCCATCAAGCGATACTTATAATACGTGACGTACAGATGTCCGATTCAGGAAATTATACTTGCCATGCGTTTGATCCGGAGAATAACAACAAGGAACCGCAAACCTACATATTGTCGGTGAAAA ATGCGCGTGCACCGGATATTTACGAaacgaatttgaataattctcagatagtgaaagagaaaaaggataGTTTGCATCTATCGTGTAGTGCCAATGGAGCACCAGTACCAACAGTAACCTGGTTAAAG GATGGTTATCCAATAAAAAAGAGTCAGCAGTACGAAATTTCCTCAGACAATTCCACGCTTTATATACAATACTTTTTGGATGGAGATAACGGACATTACGCGTGTCGAGCAGAGAATCGTATAAAAGCCGTCGAACGATATGTGGACATCGTTATTGAag GAAACCGAAGTGACTTAATTTGGATCAGTTTGATATGTGTCCTTATCctaatcatcatcattgtcATCACTTACATGGGGTACAGAGTACACCGAGAAAGG CTGACGAAGAAGGTCTTGTTCGAGGCTGGCTTGACGCATTTCGAAGAAGGTGCTCTCGAGTGTTTGAATCCCGATCTGACGATCGATGACCAAGCCGAGCTTTTACCCTATGATAAGAAATGGGAATTTCCGCGGGAGAATTTGAAACTCG GTAAACAACTGGGAAGCGGTGCATTCGGTGTAGTGATGAAAGCTGAAGCACGGGGCATTTGCGAAGATGGAAAGGATACCACTGTTGCGGTGAAAATGGTTCGACGATCGGCGGAACCGAGTTACATGAAAGCTCTCTCCAGCGAACTCAAGATCATGATTCATCTCGGCAAACATTTGAATGTCGTCAATCTGCTCGGGGCTTGCACCAAGACCATCCTTACTAAGC GTGAACTTTACGTCATCGTCGAATATTGCCGTTTCGGGAACTTGCACAACTACTTGCAGCGTCACCGAGCAAGTTTCGTCGACCAAATCGATCCGGCTACACAAAAAATTGATCCAAATATTGGTATGGAGCGTTTGACCCGAAGTGAAAGTATCGGAAGTCAGAATAG GATAAAGTACGCAGCGTTGTCCTTTTCCCGTAGCGTCAGTGTAAAGTCATCGGATAGCAATAGTGGTTCCGAACTAGTCGATTATCGTCAGGCGACAGAATTCGGAGATGTGAACATGTCGCCTGACGGTGGCGTCTTGAGCAACAATTCGGTGCAACCTGGATGGAGGTCGAATTATCGGGGCGATTATAAAGACCATAATTTGAAACCAATTCGCACGCAAGATTTACTCTGCTGGGCTTGGCAGGTGTCACGTGGTATGGATTATCTCAGCAGTAGAAAC GTTTTACACGGCGATTTAGCAGCGAGGAACATACTGCTCGCCGACGACAATGTCGTAAAGATCTGCGACTTTGGCTTGGCCAAAAACATGTACAAGGACGACAATTACAAGAAGAAAGGAGACGGACCCTTGCCGATAAAATGGATGGCAATCGAATCGATCAGAGACAGAATATTCTCAACTCAGTCGGATGTCTGGTCCTTCGGTATAGTCTTATGGGAGTTTTTCACTTTGGCACGTACTCCGTATCCCGGAATGGAAGCTGAAAAGCAATACGACAGACTTATCGAAGGATACCGCATGGAGAAACCGGAACATGCAACAGACGAGAT ATACGCCTGCATTCAACAGTGTTGGAAGGCGAAACCGTCTCTTCGCCCTACGTTTCCGGAGCTTGTCGAAAAACTCGGTACTCTGTTGAACGAAAGTGTTAAAATG ATTTATTTCGACTTGAACACTCCGTACATGGACATGAACACTGCGAACCTTGCAAATGGGCAAAGCGATTACTTGACCATGATGTCGGCGCCGAGCCACGATTATCACAATTCGCCCGAGCCGTCATGGGAGTCTCGCCCGGATTCAGCCTACCTGTCGATGAGTCCGTTAAACAAGAGCACCGATCCTGGGATCTTCAGTCCCCGACCGGAGGTCAGCGAAACTCACTTCGACTTTTCTCCTCTCGGCAAGACTACTCCGGTGAATTCGGATTCGGAAGACTGCATTGAGTCAGCACCGATGCTCACTCCCGAAGAGCCATACTTGAATCCCATCAATGTGCAACAGAGGAGGGCCGAATTCGTCAAgcaacaaaaggaaaaaagtccCAGCAGAACGAACTTGGATTACTGCAATGTTGCCACGAGCCCGCCGAACAATCAAATATCAGATTCGATGAATACGTCTgatcgaaatttgaacaaatcaAACATGCAGAATATTTATGCGAATCGATCGCCCCCGCCCATAATAACAGGGCATGACAATTACGTCAATATGCcccagcaaaaaaatgaacggCTCAAGGATATGAACGACAGTTTCAGTAACCCAAGCTATGTTACCATGTCGAATTTGGAACTCCAAGACAGACAAATTGTCTAA